acatttaccacattcagaacatggaaATGGTTTATCATCTGTGTGTGTTCTCCAGTGTCGTAAGAGACCTGACTTGTTGGTGAAAGATTTATCACATTGAGAACAAGGGAACATCTTCATGCCAGTGTGATTCATCTTGTGCTCGTAAAGGGTAGATTTGTGTGTAAAAGTTTTACCACATTCAGAACAAGAAAATGGACGTTCCCCAGTGTGCATTCTCTGGTGTTCTGTGAGACTTGACCTTTTGGAGAAACCTTTCCCACACTCGGAACAAGAGAAAGGCTTCTCCCCAGTGTGACTTCGCTGATGGTCAACAAGGTTTGATCTCTGTCGGAAAAGTTTTCCACACTCtgcacatgaaaatggtttctcaccTGTGTGGATTCTCTTATGACTGATAAAAGTTGACTTAAATGTAAAGCATTTTCCACAATCGGAACATGAAAACGGTTTGCTGCCTGTGTGGTTCCGCTGATGCTCCACAAGCCCTGATTTATAGGCAAAATACTTCCCACAATCAAGACACACAAAGGGCTTCaatcctgtgtgaattctctgatgttctaCAAGGGCAGATTTATGCTTGAAGGTTTTCTTGCACTCCAAACATGAGAAAGGCTTCTCCCCAGTATGGATTCTCTGATGCTGATTAAGCGTAGACTTATGTGAAAAGCATTTCCCACAGTATGAACAGGAAAaaggtttctcccctgtgtgtatTCTCTGATGTTCAGTCAGGGAAGATTTTACAGAGAAAGATTTCCCACAATCAGAACAATGAAATGGTTTTAGGCCCTCGTGAGTTTTTGTATGTTCAGCAAGCGTCCATCTtcttgtaaaacattttccacattgggAACAtacaaatggcttctctcctgtgtgactcttCTGGTGAGCAACAAGAGATGATTTATGGGAAAATCGTTTCCCACAATCCATACATGAAAATAGTTTATCATCCTGGGATGAGCTATGTGTCTCAACCTCTGGTTTTCCAGAACATCCTCCTTGTTCAGAGGAAGGAACTTGTTCACTGTAAAGTACAGGACATATAATTGGGATAATATCGTTTTCTGGTGGGATATGTTGCACACTGTTGGCTTCTCCTATTTCACAAATGTAAGGTAAATCTGAGCATTCATCAGAAGCGGTTCTGTTTTCATCTGCAAAATACAGCAAACATATTGTTAATGCAGCAATTTTACGATGAAATCAAATCTATTTTTTGTTCAACAGTTGTTTTTGCCCAACTATcacttaaccccttcatgaccttgcgattttctgtttttgtgttttcgtttttGACTCCATGCCTTCCCAATaactttttacttttctgttcccATAGCCCAGGGCTGgctaacctgcggctctccagctgttgcaaaactacaactcccagcatgccaagacagcctacagctatcagtctacagcagggcatggtgggaattgtagttttacaacagctggagagccgcaggttggccagctctGCCATAGCCGTATAGGGCTTGTTTGTTGCGGGACcagttgtaatttctaatggcaTTTACTGTTGCATAGGATGTAGTGAGAAAGggatggaattgggaaaaaagcTATTGTTTTTACAGAGTTCCTCATGCAGTAGAACTGATATGTTCCCTCCATTCTCCGGGTCAATATGATTAGAACAATATCACATTTATatggtttttcttgtgtttttatactacaaaaaaatagatttttttcttttcattaccatattctgaccccataacctTTTAGAGCTCTGTGTACAGAGCTGCGAttgttcattttttgtgggatgatctgtggattttattgatagcattttggggtgtgtatgactttcatTCAATCTTTTgcgaggtgaagtgacaaaaaataaaatggcaaatcgttcattcaaaaaaaaaaattgtccattaTGCCGTTAGCCGTATtggataaatattttattttatattttaatagtacaaacATTTTTGAATATGGTGATGCCTatgatggttttttttttctatatattttttgttttttctatatatttttaaaaacttttttttcttacttcGTTGTAGGCCCTCCAAGGGCCTAACAACAAACAATTGTCAAATTGCCATTTCTATTTAGAAACGGGATTTAGTACATTGCTAAATATTCCAATGTAGTACTGTCGCCTGCAGACCTATATTGGAATAAATCTGTAAAAGGTCTGCTAGTCTCCAGCTGGCTCAGGCTTTCACTACAAATGAATGGCTCTCCCAATTGCTGCGTAGGGAAGCTGTTCTAGGCCCAGAAGTGCAGCGTTTTtggctctcagat
The sequence above is a segment of the Bufo gargarizans isolate SCDJY-AF-19 chromosome 6, ASM1485885v1, whole genome shotgun sequence genome. Coding sequences within it:
- the LOC122939792 gene encoding oocyte zinc finger protein XlCOF6-like, with amino-acid sequence MDRKGSRLNEQILSLTLEIIYLLTGEDYGPLKKCDHHVTPSCHQVFEKLGKFQSHTTVAPSFFLLYERSNDHKILDLTNRIIHLMTGEVAMRSQDVTVYLSMEEWEYLEEHKDLYKDIMMEDQQTLLDRTINRNTPERCPSPLPPQTSTVEDHSVPQGDHNNFPIIVKAEMIAEEVETYDCGDEQCKQEETLIHVSQDENRTASDECSDLPYICEIGEANSVQHIPPENDIIPIICPVLYSEQVPSSEQGGCSGKPEVETHSSSQDDKLFSCMDCGKRFSHKSSLVAHQKSHTGEKPFVCSQCGKCFTRRWTLAEHTKTHEGLKPFHCSDCGKSFSVKSSLTEHQRIHTGEKPFSCSYCGKCFSHKSTLNQHQRIHTGEKPFSCLECKKTFKHKSALVEHQRIHTGLKPFVCLDCGKYFAYKSGLVEHQRNHTGSKPFSCSDCGKCFTFKSTFISHKRIHTGEKPFSCAECGKLFRQRSNLVDHQRSHTGEKPFSCSECGKGFSKRSSLTEHQRMHTGERPFSCSECGKTFTHKSTLYEHKMNHTGMKMFPCSQCDKSFTNKSGLLRHWRTHTDDKPFPCSECGKCFKLKSDLARHQKIHSNEKSFLCTECRESFTEKSALFQHQLSHRVENPVTCSECGKCFAASSNLAKHRRVHTGEKPFSCSECGRHFTNKSNLVTHYRIHTGEEPFQCTECGRRFKQKKNLVKHQRTHTNVAPMTLL